The Flavobacterium psychrophilum genome includes a region encoding these proteins:
- a CDS encoding glutamate dehydrogenase has protein sequence MATAIKPRVGMYENVKNQFEKAAAVMGLDESVKKILSITNNEIVVHFPVKMDNGTVEVFTGYRVQHNNALGPYKGGLRYHPTVDIDAARALATWMTWKTSLAGLPYGGGKGGIQIDPKKYSQGELERITRRFTYALGDNIGPEHDIPAPDVNTNAQMMAWIADTYMSTKSPAERSKNQHVVTGKPVGSGGLEGRDRATGFGVVVTLESWAKVKGTTLEGKRYIVQGFGNVGYWAAHFMNKNGAILVGVQDATGTIYNPEGIDPEALLRYQSDNATITGYKGTQDYKSDEFFSIDCDVIIPAALGNQITDENAGTIKAKVIAEGANGPTDTDGEAILIANHIDIIPDILCNSGGVVGSYFEWLQNRNGEIWTMDDVIIKLRKKMEEAFNKVITSSVQYKTDWRTAAYIVALTRIETAYKQRGIFP, from the coding sequence ATGGCAACAGCAATAAAGCCTCGCGTGGGCATGTATGAAAACGTAAAGAACCAGTTTGAAAAAGCTGCAGCCGTTATGGGGCTGGACGAAAGCGTTAAAAAGATCTTATCTATAACCAATAATGAGATCGTAGTGCATTTTCCTGTGAAAATGGACAATGGAACTGTAGAGGTATTTACAGGATACAGGGTACAGCATAACAATGCTCTTGGTCCTTACAAAGGTGGTTTACGTTACCACCCGACTGTAGATATTGATGCAGCGAGGGCACTTGCTACCTGGATGACATGGAAAACATCGTTAGCCGGACTTCCTTATGGTGGAGGTAAAGGCGGTATCCAGATAGATCCTAAGAAATACTCTCAGGGAGAACTTGAAAGGATTACACGACGTTTTACGTATGCTCTTGGTGACAATATTGGTCCTGAACATGATATCCCTGCGCCGGATGTTAATACCAACGCACAGATGATGGCATGGATTGCAGATACATATATGTCTACAAAATCGCCTGCAGAGCGTTCTAAAAATCAACACGTTGTTACCGGGAAACCTGTAGGATCTGGAGGTCTTGAAGGACGTGACAGAGCTACAGGTTTTGGTGTTGTTGTAACACTTGAGTCGTGGGCTAAAGTTAAAGGTACTACGCTTGAAGGTAAAAGGTATATTGTACAGGGGTTTGGTAATGTAGGTTACTGGGCTGCTCATTTCATGAACAAAAACGGTGCTATACTTGTTGGAGTTCAGGATGCTACAGGTACAATTTACAACCCTGAAGGTATAGATCCTGAAGCTTTGTTGAGATACCAGTCTGATAATGCTACAATTACGGGATATAAAGGTACTCAGGATTACAAGTCTGATGAGTTCTTCTCAATTGACTGTGATGTTATTATCCCGGCTGCTCTTGGTAACCAAATTACTGATGAAAATGCGGGTACAATAAAAGCTAAAGTTATTGCTGAAGGTGCTAACGGACCTACAGATACTGATGGAGAAGCTATTCTTATAGCAAACCATATCGATATTATTCCGGACATCCTTTGTAATTCAGGTGGTGTTGTTGGTAGCTACTTCGAGTGGTTGCAAAACCGTAACGGAGAAATATGGACCATGGATGATGTTATCATCAAACTTAGAAAGAAAATGGAAGAGGCTTTCAATAAAGTGATCACTTCTTCTGTACAATATAAAACAGACTGGAGAACTGCAGCTTACATCGTGGCGTTAACCAGAATTGAAACGGCATACAAACAAAGAGGTATTTTCCCTTGA
- a CDS encoding beta-lactamase has protein sequence MKIEQIYTGCIAQAAYYLESNGEAAIFDPLREVQPYIEKAAKDNAVIKYIFETHFHADFVSGHIDLAQKTGAEIVYGPTAQPEFDAVIATDGQEFKVGSYTIRAIHTPGHTLESTCYELIDENGTTHGIITGDTLFIGDVGRPDLAQALTDELTQEILASHLFDSLRNKIMPLADDIIVYPSHGAGSACGKNMSKETTDTLGNQKKVNYALRADMTKEEFIKELLDGLGAPPAYFPQNVMLNIQGYQSLDTIIEKGQTALSAAEFMIKANETEAIVLDVRHEDDFVKEHIPGSIFIGLHSNFAPWVGALIRDVNQPLLLVTPEGKETETITRLARVGFDFSLGYLNGGINAWKAAGYETDSVKSISPEVFAEGLANDAKIVVDSRKPGEFGNGHVVDAINIPLDFVNEQLAEVPQNEDFYLHCAGGYRSVIMASILKARGYHNMINVEKGFGGIKNTSVKTTVVQPACS, from the coding sequence ATGAAAATAGAACAAATATATACAGGTTGTATTGCACAAGCAGCCTATTACTTAGAAAGCAATGGCGAAGCTGCCATTTTTGATCCTTTAAGGGAAGTACAGCCTTATATTGAGAAAGCAGCAAAAGATAACGCTGTTATAAAATACATTTTTGAAACACACTTTCATGCCGATTTCGTTTCAGGACATATAGACCTGGCACAAAAAACAGGTGCCGAAATTGTTTATGGCCCAACCGCCCAACCAGAATTTGACGCTGTAATCGCTACAGACGGACAGGAGTTTAAAGTTGGCAGCTATACCATTAGAGCAATACACACTCCCGGACATACACTTGAAAGTACTTGTTACGAGCTTATAGACGAAAACGGAACGACTCACGGTATAATAACCGGTGATACACTATTTATAGGAGATGTTGGGCGTCCTGATCTTGCACAAGCCCTTACTGATGAACTTACCCAGGAAATATTAGCTTCTCACCTATTCGATTCACTACGCAATAAGATCATGCCTCTGGCTGATGATATTATTGTGTACCCAAGTCACGGTGCGGGAAGTGCATGTGGCAAGAACATGAGTAAAGAAACTACCGACACTCTTGGCAACCAGAAAAAGGTAAACTACGCACTTAGGGCAGATATGACAAAAGAAGAGTTCATAAAAGAACTTCTTGACGGGCTTGGGGCACCTCCCGCCTATTTTCCACAAAATGTTATGCTTAACATTCAGGGATATCAAAGTCTTGACACTATTATTGAGAAAGGACAAACAGCACTTTCTGCTGCTGAGTTCATGATAAAAGCCAACGAGACAGAAGCAATTGTACTTGATGTAAGACATGAAGATGACTTTGTAAAAGAACACATTCCCGGCTCTATTTTTATTGGACTTCACAGCAACTTTGCGCCATGGGTTGGTGCTTTGATCAGAGATGTAAACCAGCCTTTGTTATTGGTAACTCCCGAAGGTAAAGAAACAGAAACAATTACAAGGCTTGCCCGTGTAGGGTTCGACTTTAGCCTTGGATACCTTAATGGCGGTATCAACGCATGGAAAGCAGCAGGATATGAAACTGATAGCGTAAAATCTATATCACCTGAAGTTTTCGCCGAAGGATTGGCAAATGATGCAAAAATTGTAGTTGACTCAAGAAAGCCAGGCGAATTCGGTAATGGCCACGTGGTAGATGCAATTAACATTCCGTTGGATTTTGTAAACGAGCAGCTTGCGGAAGTTCCGCAGAATGAAGACTTTTACCTTCACTGCGCTGGTGGATACCGCTCTGTAATTATGGCTTCTATATTAAAAGCGCGCGGTTACCATAATATGATTAACGTAGAGAAAGGATTTGGAGGAATAAAAAACACATCGGTTAAAACAACTGTCGTACAGCCTGCATGCTCTTAA
- a CDS encoding selenocysteine lyase: MLQTADVTIKGELEQYFQRFRDNIVGIGQEFDSPFGRKEIVYTDWTASGRLYRPIEEKLLNDFGPFVANTHTETTVSGTAMTIAYHEARHIIKHHVNASNDDVLITDGSGMTGVVNKFQRILGLKVPENLKEFTKVPAEKKPVVFVSHMEHHSNQTSWLETIAEVVLIPACPQGLICLDSFANLLEEYKDYTLKIASITACSNVTGIKTPYYEVAKLIHKYNGVCFVDFACSAPYVKIDMHPADSEAYLDAIFFSPHKFLGGPGTSGVLIFNKKLYKNMVPDHPGGGTVSWTNPWGDHKYLDNIEEREDGGTPGFLQVIKTALSVKLKEQMGIDNILKREKEIVDYVFDFLGEIENIKILAPQHKDRLGVISFYIDNLHFNLGVKLLNDRFGVQTRGGCSCAGTYGHYLLHVDQEQSNYLTDKITLGDLIQKPGWIRMSIHPTTTDAEIQYVCESIKALAENHKEWASDYHYNKSSNEFTHVNANNAEQEERLKDWFTL, from the coding sequence ATGTTACAGACAGCAGATGTTACCATTAAAGGAGAGTTAGAGCAGTATTTCCAGAGATTCAGGGATAATATTGTAGGTATAGGGCAGGAGTTCGATTCGCCATTCGGCAGAAAAGAAATCGTGTATACCGACTGGACTGCCAGTGGACGATTGTACAGGCCTATTGAAGAAAAGCTATTAAACGATTTTGGGCCGTTCGTTGCCAACACACATACCGAGACTACAGTTTCGGGTACTGCAATGACCATTGCGTATCATGAAGCGCGCCATATTATAAAACACCATGTAAATGCCAGTAATGACGATGTGCTTATTACAGACGGATCGGGTATGACAGGTGTTGTAAATAAATTCCAAAGGATATTAGGGCTTAAAGTCCCTGAAAACCTAAAAGAGTTTACAAAGGTTCCTGCAGAGAAAAAACCGGTTGTGTTTGTATCGCACATGGAACACCATTCAAACCAAACGTCATGGCTGGAAACCATTGCAGAGGTGGTATTGATTCCTGCCTGTCCGCAAGGGCTTATATGTCTGGATAGCTTTGCGAACCTGTTGGAAGAATACAAAGATTATACGCTTAAAATAGCCTCAATTACAGCTTGTTCTAACGTTACGGGTATTAAAACCCCTTATTACGAAGTAGCTAAGCTAATTCATAAATATAATGGTGTCTGTTTTGTAGATTTTGCATGCTCTGCACCGTATGTAAAAATAGATATGCACCCTGCTGATAGCGAAGCTTATCTGGATGCAATATTCTTTTCACCACACAAATTCCTTGGCGGTCCCGGTACATCTGGGGTGCTGATATTCAATAAAAAACTTTACAAAAATATGGTACCCGATCATCCGGGTGGAGGAACAGTAAGCTGGACCAATCCGTGGGGCGACCATAAATACCTTGATAATATTGAAGAGCGTGAAGACGGTGGTACACCGGGCTTTCTTCAGGTTATTAAAACAGCGCTTTCGGTTAAGCTGAAAGAGCAAATGGGTATTGATAATATACTTAAAAGAGAAAAAGAAATAGTTGACTATGTTTTTGATTTCCTTGGAGAAATTGAGAATATAAAAATACTTGCCCCACAGCATAAAGACAGGTTGGGTGTTATTTCTTTTTACATAGACAACCTTCACTTTAATCTTGGTGTAAAGCTGCTTAACGACCGTTTTGGCGTGCAAACACGTGGAGGATGCAGCTGTGCCGGTACATACGGACATTATCTGCTACATGTAGACCAGGAGCAGTCGAATTACCTTACCGATAAAATTACTCTAGGTGATCTTATCCAAAAGCCGGGATGGATACGAATGTCAATTCATCCAACAACTACAGATGCAGAAATACAATACGTATGTGAAAGCATTAAAGCACTTGCTGAAAATCATAAAGAGTGGGCTAGTGACTATCATTACAATAAGTCAAGTAATGAATTTACCCATGTAAATGCAAATAATGCAGAACAGGAAGAAAGGCTAAAAGACTGGTTTACGCTGTAG
- a CDS encoding arsenate reductase — translation MITIYHNPRCSKSREGLQFLELEEKPFTTVKYLSEPLSKEELTEIIKKLGIKPIELVRQKEAVWTENYKGTVLTDGKVIDAMVQHPNLIERPIVVIGDKAVIARPADRIKEIL, via the coding sequence ATGATTACTATATACCACAATCCGCGATGCAGCAAGTCGCGAGAGGGTTTACAATTTCTGGAACTTGAAGAAAAACCTTTTACCACAGTAAAATACCTTAGCGAACCACTATCAAAAGAAGAACTTACCGAAATTATTAAAAAGCTGGGCATTAAGCCAATAGAGCTTGTGCGTCAAAAAGAAGCTGTCTGGACAGAAAATTACAAAGGCACAGTATTAACAGATGGCAAGGTTATTGATGCCATGGTGCAGCATCCAAATTTAATAGAGCGCCCGATAGTTGTAATTGGAGATAAAGCCGTTATTGCACGCCCTGCGGATAGGATAAAAGAAATTTTATAG
- a CDS encoding protease — protein MPLVLIILILANVLVSYKGIIDISFFRKYEFHIGSIRAGEQYRMFTSAFLHADYMHLGFNMLTLYFFAPVVIYSLGVMSFILVYVISLACGSLLTLYLHKNDYSYRAIGASGAVMGVLFASILIDPDRQINFIPGYIFGIIYLLATIYGMKTKAGNIGHTAHFGGAIGGFIITLTRMPHILYDNTLIVIVMAVPIAIMLVMAKAGKL, from the coding sequence ATGCCACTGGTTCTTATTATTTTAATCCTTGCAAACGTATTGGTAAGTTACAAGGGAATAATAGATATATCATTTTTCAGAAAATACGAATTTCATATTGGCAGCATCAGGGCAGGAGAACAGTACCGTATGTTTACGTCGGCCTTTCTGCATGCCGATTATATGCACCTTGGATTTAATATGCTTACACTATACTTTTTTGCACCGGTAGTAATCTATAGCCTGGGTGTAATGAGCTTTATTCTTGTGTATGTAATCAGTTTGGCATGCGGAAGCTTACTAACGCTGTACTTGCATAAAAACGATTACTCTTACCGTGCTATTGGTGCGTCGGGGGCGGTTATGGGAGTTTTATTCGCTTCTATACTTATTGACCCGGACAGGCAGATTAATTTCATACCGGGTTACATATTTGGTATCATATACCTGCTTGCCACAATTTACGGTATGAAAACCAAAGCGGGCAATATAGGACATACTGCACACTTTGGTGGCGCAATAGGCGGATTTATAATTACACTAACAAGAATGCCACATATTCTTTATGATAACACCTTGATAGTTATTGTTATGGCTGTGCCAATAGCTATAATGCTGGTGATGGCAAAGGCCGGAAAATTATAG
- a CDS encoding TonB-dependent receptor: MKNFQTSILLFFLFFAFGAFAQGGPGGPKVKVTGKIIEQETKQPLEFANVIIQTIDNVTVNGGLTDAKGEYSIEVPAGTYNVKFDFISFKPITLLGKAITADTNLGTTALAPDATILNEVQIVAERTTVEIKLDKRVYSVGQDMMVKGGTVSDVLDNVPSVSVDAEGNVALRGNQSVTILIDGRPSNLAGSNVAEVLRLLPADSVDKVEVITNPSARYDAEGGGGIINIVLKKGKAGGFNGSLIANTGDPENHGVSANLNFRSEKFNLFSNLGYNYRKNPGNSFTNTEYLNEDNTTRSYTNERRNNDRLRKGFNASFGLEYFLSDNTTWVNSVNFRRNKGGNVTDTYFDNFDALRTYTDTRYRRNDQDSDDNNVNFSSSLTHKFNDKGHELKVDASVSMSRDDENAAIDDITLGSATPNSNERTLNNEDENRSLLQADYVLPLGENSRFEAGYRGSFTTLETDARAEILEGGAWVNNADYTNFLEYKEKVNALYTQFGSKVGKFSYLLGLRWEDSNIDVNLLNLNQYNNKKYNNFFPSAFLTYSFDDNTNISLSYSRRINRPRGRFLNPFAGLESNINLFRGNPDLDPSMTNAIDIGFLKKWQKVTLSTSAYLNITDDSYQFVRRPTGEFIGDTPVIVTSPLNLAKEYRFGFEFNVNYNPFRWWRLTSNFNFYRNETQGDFTFTYEQDGQTITDFQDFNRTAYSWTTRVNSKVSLPLKIDWQLNGNYEAPQNTAQGKRIGVASANTSLSKDILKEKATIGLNVQDIFNSRKMKNETYIPGQINSYGEMQWRQRQITLSFTYRFNMSKNEKPKQPQNQDGGGEEYMGG; the protein is encoded by the coding sequence ATGAAGAATTTTCAAACATCTATTCTGTTATTCTTTTTATTTTTTGCTTTTGGAGCGTTTGCTCAGGGAGGTCCCGGTGGCCCTAAAGTAAAAGTAACAGGTAAAATTATTGAACAGGAAACCAAACAACCCCTTGAATTTGCTAACGTAATAATCCAGACTATTGATAATGTAACCGTAAACGGCGGACTTACCGATGCAAAAGGAGAGTACAGCATTGAGGTACCTGCGGGAACTTACAATGTTAAGTTCGACTTTATCTCTTTTAAACCCATAACCTTATTAGGTAAAGCAATTACAGCAGATACAAATTTAGGAACTACTGCACTTGCTCCCGATGCAACTATACTTAACGAAGTACAAATTGTTGCAGAACGTACTACTGTTGAAATTAAACTTGATAAAAGAGTTTACAGCGTTGGCCAGGATATGATGGTTAAAGGCGGTACTGTGAGCGACGTTCTTGATAATGTACCGTCAGTATCTGTTGATGCGGAAGGTAATGTAGCGTTAAGAGGCAACCAAAGCGTAACTATATTAATTGACGGAAGGCCATCTAACCTTGCGGGAAGCAATGTTGCTGAAGTTCTGAGGCTTTTACCTGCCGATTCTGTAGACAAAGTAGAGGTTATCACTAATCCATCGGCGCGTTATGATGCCGAAGGTGGTGGCGGTATTATTAATATAGTCCTTAAAAAAGGTAAAGCAGGCGGTTTTAACGGTTCGCTTATAGCAAATACCGGTGACCCGGAAAACCACGGAGTTTCTGCCAATTTAAATTTCAGAAGTGAAAAGTTTAACCTTTTCTCTAATTTAGGATATAACTACAGAAAAAACCCGGGTAACTCTTTTACCAATACAGAATACTTAAACGAAGACAATACAACAAGAAGCTATACTAACGAAAGAAGAAACAACGATCGTTTACGCAAAGGCTTTAATGCCAGTTTTGGACTTGAGTATTTCTTAAGTGATAATACTACTTGGGTAAACTCGGTTAACTTCAGGAGAAACAAAGGCGGCAACGTTACCGATACTTATTTTGATAACTTTGACGCGCTTCGTACTTATACTGACACCCGTTACCGTAGAAACGATCAGGATTCTGACGATAACAACGTAAATTTCTCGTCAAGCCTTACTCATAAATTCAACGATAAAGGCCACGAGCTTAAAGTTGATGCATCGGTTTCTATGAGCCGTGATGACGAAAATGCGGCTATTGATGATATTACTTTAGGTTCTGCTACTCCAAACAGCAATGAAAGAACCCTTAATAATGAAGATGAAAACAGGTCTTTACTTCAGGCTGACTATGTTTTGCCTTTAGGCGAAAACAGCCGTTTTGAAGCCGGTTACCGCGGAAGCTTTACCACTCTTGAAACAGATGCCAGAGCAGAAATACTTGAGGGTGGCGCATGGGTTAATAATGCCGATTACACCAATTTTCTTGAGTATAAAGAAAAAGTAAATGCATTATATACACAGTTTGGATCTAAAGTTGGCAAATTCTCTTATTTATTAGGGCTTCGTTGGGAAGATTCAAACATTGATGTAAATCTTTTAAACCTTAACCAGTACAACAATAAGAAATACAACAACTTTTTCCCAAGTGCTTTCTTAACCTATTCGTTTGATGATAACACAAACATCAGCTTAAGCTATAGCCGTCGTATCAACAGGCCAAGAGGCCGTTTCTTAAATCCGTTTGCAGGACTGGAAAGTAACATCAACCTTTTCCGTGGTAACCCGGATCTTGATCCGTCTATGACTAATGCTATAGACATTGGATTCCTTAAAAAATGGCAAAAAGTTACGTTAAGCACTTCTGCTTACCTTAATATAACTGATGACTCTTATCAATTTGTAAGAAGACCTACCGGAGAATTTATTGGTGATACGCCTGTAATTGTTACTTCGCCCCTGAACCTTGCGAAAGAATACCGTTTTGGTTTTGAATTCAACGTGAACTACAACCCTTTCAGATGGTGGAGGCTTACCAGCAACTTTAACTTCTACAGAAATGAAACGCAAGGTGATTTCACCTTTACTTATGAGCAGGACGGTCAGACTATAACCGATTTCCAGGACTTTAACAGAACAGCATACAGCTGGACAACAAGGGTAAACTCTAAGGTTAGCCTTCCGTTAAAAATTGACTGGCAGCTAAACGGTAATTACGAAGCACCGCAAAATACAGCTCAGGGTAAAAGAATTGGTGTAGCAAGTGCTAATACATCATTAAGCAAAGACATCCTAAAAGAAAAAGCAACGATAGGCTTAAACGTTCAGGATATTTTTAACTCCAGAAAAATGAAGAATGAGACTTATATTCCTGGACAAATTAACTCTTATGGCGAAATGCAGTGGAGACAGCGACAAATTACACTATCATTTACATACCGTTTCAACATGAGTAAAAATGAGAAACCGAAACAACCGCAAAATCAAGATGGCGGTGGTGAAGAGTATATGGGAGGATAA
- a CDS encoding lipid A biosynthesis acyltransferase, which yields MQLLTYILAYPIIWFISILPFRILYFFSDICYVIVYHIVRYRRNTVHKNLSLTLRHLTQDERDAVERKFYHHFCDNFFEMAKSLNISDKELAKRFVFTNYDLIHEYEAKDKSVVMLLGHYGSYEWLLYMNKGFKSHKGFGIYKIIRNKYFDKLVKKMRGRFDAELIGVRQTIPAMRQNERNGILGFYGFISDQSPKLGSTIHWGDFFGMQVPIHVGGEMLAKKIGMNMIFAKVDKTSRGHYKCTFVPVQDNIKEIPNYEISDSFMKMLEQQIIEAPEYYLWTHKRFKHRRNNPPTA from the coding sequence ATGCAGCTTTTAACCTATATACTAGCCTACCCTATCATCTGGTTTATATCGATACTGCCATTCAGGATACTGTATTTTTTCTCTGATATCTGTTATGTAATAGTTTACCATATCGTTAGATACCGTAGAAATACCGTTCATAAAAATCTTTCATTAACCCTGAGACATCTTACCCAGGACGAACGCGATGCCGTTGAAAGAAAGTTTTACCACCATTTTTGCGACAACTTTTTTGAGATGGCGAAAAGCCTGAATATTAGCGATAAAGAACTAGCAAAACGTTTTGTATTTACCAATTATGACCTTATACATGAATATGAAGCCAAAGATAAAAGTGTCGTAATGCTTTTAGGGCATTACGGTAGCTACGAATGGCTTTTGTATATGAATAAAGGCTTTAAATCACACAAAGGCTTTGGTATATATAAAATAATACGAAATAAGTATTTTGACAAGCTGGTAAAAAAAATGCGCGGCAGATTTGACGCTGAACTTATCGGCGTACGCCAGACTATTCCTGCCATGAGACAGAATGAGCGCAATGGTATCTTAGGCTTTTACGGCTTTATATCAGACCAGTCTCCGAAGCTTGGCAGTACTATACATTGGGGTGATTTTTTTGGCATGCAGGTTCCTATTCACGTAGGGGGTGAGATGCTGGCAAAAAAGATAGGCATGAACATGATATTTGCCAAAGTAGACAAAACAAGCCGCGGCCACTACAAGTGTACCTTCGTGCCTGTTCAGGATAACATTAAAGAAATACCTAATTATGAGATTAGCGACAGCTTTATGAAAATGCTGGAACAGCAAATAATTGAAGCTCCGGAATATTACTTATGGACACACAAACGCTTTAAGCACCGTAGAAACAATCCGCCTACAGCGTAA
- a CDS encoding porin: protein MKNILTLLIIFFGLSAAAQVEIKKATGDNDLKLSALPYYNYGKGLGITSPDSIFQFNIRFRMQNRATYLQNEDEDPAIDGQIRRLRLRFDGYVGNPKFIYAIQLSFAPGDVGEIRDGENINIIRDAVVFYRPNKHWNFGFGQTKLPGNRQRVNSSGGLQLSDRTINNARFNIDRDFGFQVHNQNEHLDKFSYNLRSAISTGEGRNSTDKPDNGLAYTGKAELYPIGVFTKDGAFFEGDLKREPKPKVMLSGAYQYNDMARRVGGQLGDDLFAKRDMQTLLLDGMVKYNGWAFMTAYMQRKAKDPITVNPDDATDLRYVYTGHGFDYQLSYLFPSHYELIGRFSTQNVDKDIAALTPNTKQYTLGITKYVWEHAFKAQFEVNLDDLSYFDGSSKKNFYVRFQVEIGI from the coding sequence ATGAAAAACATTTTAACGTTACTAATTATCTTCTTTGGTCTTTCGGCGGCAGCACAGGTTGAAATAAAGAAGGCAACCGGAGATAACGACCTTAAGCTATCTGCATTACCGTATTACAATTATGGTAAAGGACTGGGAATAACTTCTCCCGACAGTATTTTCCAGTTTAACATCCGTTTCAGGATGCAAAACCGGGCAACATACCTTCAAAATGAAGACGAAGACCCTGCTATTGACGGACAAATACGTCGCTTACGACTACGTTTCGACGGTTATGTAGGTAACCCTAAATTTATATATGCTATCCAGCTATCATTTGCTCCGGGCGATGTAGGTGAAATTAGAGATGGCGAAAACATAAACATAATCCGTGATGCGGTTGTGTTTTACCGTCCGAATAAGCATTGGAATTTTGGTTTCGGACAGACAAAGCTTCCGGGTAACAGGCAAAGGGTAAACTCTTCAGGTGGTCTTCAGTTGAGTGACAGGACTATAAACAACGCACGTTTTAATATAGACAGGGATTTTGGTTTTCAGGTGCACAATCAAAACGAGCATTTAGATAAATTCTCATATAATTTAAGGAGTGCTATCAGTACCGGTGAAGGTAGGAACTCTACCGATAAACCCGATAACGGATTGGCGTATACAGGTAAGGCTGAGTTATACCCAATAGGTGTATTTACAAAAGACGGTGCTTTTTTTGAGGGTGACCTTAAAAGAGAACCGAAACCAAAAGTAATGCTTTCGGGTGCTTACCAATATAACGATATGGCACGCCGTGTTGGTGGACAGCTTGGAGACGATCTTTTTGCAAAGAGAGATATGCAGACGCTATTGCTTGATGGAATGGTTAAATATAACGGTTGGGCTTTTATGACGGCTTATATGCAAAGAAAAGCGAAAGACCCTATTACGGTTAATCCTGACGACGCAACAGACTTACGATATGTTTATACCGGTCATGGGTTTGACTACCAGTTAAGTTACCTGTTTCCTTCACACTATGAGCTGATAGGACGTTTCTCTACACAAAATGTTGATAAGGATATCGCAGCGCTTACGCCCAATACAAAACAATATACATTAGGTATTACTAAATATGTATGGGAACATGCTTTTAAAGCACAGTTTGAGGTTAACCTGGACGACCTAAGCTATTTTGACGGTTCATCTAAAAAGAATTTTTACGTTCGTTTTCAGGTGGAAATCGGAATATAA
- a CDS encoding abortive phage infection protein, translated as MFIELGFKPENKFWKYLVGSVIVIFTSFIGQLPLLIAISVKAMSDGSPIPATQEDMLGYLNLNLTLFLVLFSFLVALVALYIVIRNIHRQRFNEIITSRPKIDKSRILFSFLLWFIFSCLTTILDYYLNPESYVIQFDIVKFVPLFLIAIAMVPIQTSVEELVFRGYLMQGFGNLAKNKWFPLVMTSVIFGGMHFFNPEVSKMGYLIMIYYIGTGLFLGIITLMDDGAELALGFHAANNLTGVLLVTADWTAFQTYSVLKDVSEPSAGLDIIVPVLIIFPILLIIFNRKYKWTNWKEKLTGPVHLINEEKTALNQIGKNYE; from the coding sequence ATGTTCATAGAACTTGGGTTTAAGCCGGAAAATAAATTCTGGAAATATCTTGTAGGGTCAGTAATTGTCATTTTCACTTCATTTATTGGACAGTTACCACTCTTAATCGCAATTTCGGTTAAAGCAATGTCAGATGGAAGTCCTATTCCCGCGACACAGGAGGACATGCTTGGTTACTTAAACCTAAATTTAACCTTGTTTTTGGTGCTTTTTTCATTTTTAGTAGCGTTAGTAGCACTTTATATTGTTATAAGAAACATACACAGACAACGATTTAATGAAATAATCACAAGTCGGCCGAAGATTGATAAGTCACGAATACTTTTTTCTTTCTTGTTATGGTTTATATTTTCATGCCTGACTACGATTTTAGATTATTATCTGAATCCTGAATCTTATGTAATTCAGTTTGATATTGTAAAGTTTGTCCCTCTCTTTTTAATAGCTATAGCAATGGTGCCAATACAAACATCTGTTGAAGAGCTCGTATTTAGAGGGTATTTAATGCAGGGATTTGGTAATCTTGCTAAAAATAAATGGTTTCCATTGGTTATGACATCAGTTATTTTCGGTGGGATGCACTTTTTTAATCCCGAGGTATCAAAAATGGGCTACCTGATAATGATATATTATATCGGTACAGGCCTTTTCCTCGGAATAATAACACTTATGGATGATGGGGCAGAACTTGCCCTTGGTTTTCACGCGGCAAATAATCTTACAGGTGTGCTGCTTGTTACAGCAGACTGGACAGCTTTCCAGACCTATTCGGTACTTAAAGATGTTTCGGAACCATCGGCAGGATTAGATATAATCGTACCTGTACTAATTATATTTCCGATTCTTTTAATTATCTTTAATAGGAAATACAAATGGACCAATTGGAAGGAAAAACTAACCGGTCCTGTCCACTTGATTAACGAAGAAAAAACTGCTTTAAATCAAATAGGAAAAAACTATGAATAA